From Salvelinus fontinalis isolate EN_2023a chromosome 37, ASM2944872v1, whole genome shotgun sequence, the proteins below share one genomic window:
- the si:dkeyp-121d4.3 gene encoding uncharacterized protein si:dkeyp-121d4.3 isoform X3, producing MGRGGGRKRGKGNGPPPFDMGSRVPDPFDMGPGWCGPPGSFDPFHGGPGPHPNFMGDPMMHGPMPPDYHGYGTGYGPMGPGGPMDGYGPMGPGGPMDGCLDGPPMDGPGFGYGPGMSGPYDPMMCNGPGPMPPGILPPGIPPLDMPPMVPPLVDNPVFPLLWQSEANPYAVHPPLWPAPTTASPPTETTVVPDVMGLCWGSEVLQLDPPQTDEQKTKDSKKGKKAGQKKSYNDKPPPPGRFKGVISFIGPTYGFIERDDLNKYSFTFDAFLGVPKNMIPGVRVHFTAYKEKAGECATDVSVPPGGTEEIDSTIIEGFVCNVILEQQPGAKPKPGQIEANINGMSRALLYSEKDYTITLLQGDHVTFNLLTDIVTQKIRATNIRPQTPQTFKITGEKREVGVIKSVKGGSGTIMAANHNNLPFETTENMSLTEFTIMDEVDFTVVTIKNKEKAIRVRKLKECSVTLEETMEKIVEDPAGKDKWKPVAPVEEVLLQRTVVFEDISTVQHAGTVIKVSKKQQEQGLLEALVGGTQKQLLFGAADVLTEATMFDGDKVHFHISTNRETKEERAINVEILSETFEESTEQRRTGEVVQAGDLSGTIKCHHSHQLLFFHLSEVMEEKKLDISEKVKFSVISLETAEGGNQAIRIKRLIDSVLTPVLTAVPKLRGVAAKEKKKMTIKLMRDPNDLIKGTGVKVENKDDDPTNDKPASEKSIKMKSVIKILQSKPAGSGSGGKDSDSSQRRYGRRSPSLDQFGRVKKRRSTSRERKERGGRCKYRRSRSRSRGREMNRRRSHSLERKDYNHRSGSKKRTSSTRSRSKERDGTSQRSSKNGSSSVSRSPDRMNNELERKKKELEELNELIYRKRAIVAMEKHGGVPNFFSEVKPMEKTCFDYNHGMAELPTQPKPPTDIKPKSILKKRSDHVAGPLFSMQTELPKAQPLDQRLVEQYGYDVETPYKPHSAQPPYTQTSSQKSYYERSLAGHPVPDLSAKYDPYEQTSREHPSQPSPVRQTPLDPHSSNQPPIRESQEKNPNLNTQLARFLNTLNKGVDAGLLSAMVKESQEEIAGIQEDSYILQKPYCELLDRRDEDQYRDEPCTEEEPECPRRGFIRERVKNSDDYDNSRNEDWLLPHERAIQEGGGFPGILGMMSHRQLLREPERVEEEDFLYGGKAPAAAEKEHCEKPGRSDRYRDNKRSCSARVPVEETRQQESQEKTQDFDKIKSLLQVIGLNLDTSEVTKLADRTQERLYGTKSSKHSSESSERETKHSSRRGDRHRTTDDSDSKSFRSASPFRSSQWEVYLSPQDTSEHGGFLDPEEEAALERARQMQSLTRTVSVLPPTPSSQPGTSYSTTQWNCPEKTQPIAPKSWPSKGCSTNFLSSLPPGSSGPPEQISPVSSMTNTPDVPAGQQAARVCTFTSPMGQSPDLLTALPSSTYYGQPSSPMIPFTKTQFTQQLNILNQVTISNPTRDVLSQILQVTNQSRCLKVIETVKSVSGAQQDSARQNITIPLQIKTQSPDSASGRPSPPPQSPETRGPPVTEDDIKAKQKKRLEQFNLRMRRKNQERKNDTRDTRINTTGVSTLFLGLPQD from the exons GAAGCGTGGAAAAGGCAATGGACCTCCTCCATTTGATATGGGCTCAAGGGTGCCTGATCCATTTGACATGGGTCCAGGTTGGTGTGGGCCACCTGGATCTTTTGATCCTTTTCACGGTGGCCCAGGTCCACATCCTAACTTTATGGGAGATCCAATGATGCACGGCCCCATGCCACCTGATTATCACGGATATGGGACAGGCTATGGACCAATGGGTCCAGGTGGCCCCATGGATGGATATGGACCAATGGGTCCAGGTGGCCCCATGGATGGATGTTTAGATGGGCCACCGATGGATGGACCAGGATTCGGGTATGGTCCAGGTATGTCCGGACCATATGATCCGATGATGTGCAATGGACCCGGACCAATGCCCCCGGGTATCCTGCCCCCTGGTATTCCTCCCCTAGATATGCCGCCCATGGTTCCCCCTCTGGTGGACAACCCTGTTTTTCCTTTACTCTGGCAAAGCGAG GCCAACCCTTATGCTGTTCATCCACCATTGTGG CCCGCCCCGACAACAGCCTCCCCTCCGACTGAGACGACTGTAGTTCCTGATGTGATGGGACTCTGCTGGGGCTCTGAGGTTCTTCAGCTTGATCCACCCCAGACTGATGAACAGAAGACCAAAGACTCAAAGAAGGGGAAAAAAGCAGGACAGAAAAAGAGCTACAATGACAA GCCTCCTCCACCTGGAAGATTCAAGGGGGTCATCTCATTCATAGGG CCAACTTATGGCTTCATCGAAAGAGACGATCTCAATAAATATTCCTTCACTTTTGATGCTTTTCTCGGAGTCCCCAAGAACATGATACCTGGGGTCAGGGTGCATTTTACAGCCTACAAGGAGAAG GCCGGGGAGTGTGCCACTGATGTGTCTGTACCTCCAGGGGGGACTGAGGAGATTGACTCCACCATTATTGAAGGTTTTGTCTGCAATGTTATCCTGGAGCAGCAG CCTGGTGCAAAGCCGAAACCTGGCCAAATTGAGGCCAACATCAACGGCATGTCAAGAGCACTGCTTTACTCGGAGAAGGACTACACCATCACTCTGTTGCAAGGGGACCATGTGACGTTCAACTTGTTGACCGACATAGTTACCCAAAAAATTAGAGCCACTAATATTCGGCCACAGACACCACAGACTTTTAAGATcactggagagaagagggaggtg GGTGTTATAAAGAGCGTAAAGGGTGGTTCTGGTACCATCATGGCAGCGAACCACAACAACCTGCCCTTTGAAACCACCGAGAACATGAGTCTAACTGAGTTCACCATTATGGATGAGGTGGACTTTACAGTTGTCACA ATCAAAAATAAGGAGAAGGCCATCAGAGTAAGGAAGCTGAAAGAGTGCTCAGTGACACTGGAAGAAACCATGGAGAAGATAGTTGAAGACCCTGCAGGAAAAGACAAG TGGAAGCCAGTGGCCCCAGTGGAGGAGGTGCTGCTCCAGAGGACTGTGGTGTTTGAGGACATTAGCACTGTGCAGCATGCAGGAACGGTCATTAAGGTCTCCAAAAAGCAGCAG GAGCAGGGCCTTTTGGAGGCATTGGTGGGTGGCACACAGAAGCAGCTATTGTTTGGAGCAGCTGACGTTCTGACTGAAGCCACCATGTTTGACGGAGACAAGGTTCACTTTCACATCTCCACCAACCGTGAGACTAAGGAGGAGCGTGCCATCAATGTGGAGATTCTCTCAGAGACGTTTGAGGAGTCAACAGAGCAACGCAGAACC GGTGAGGTGGTGCAAGCTGGGGATCTGTCTGGGACCATTAAGTGCCATCACAGCCACCAGCTGCTGTTCTTCCATCTGTCCGAGGTCATGGAGGAGAAGAAATTGGACATCTCGGAGAAGGTGAAGTTCAGTGTCATTTCG CTTGAAACCGCTGAAGGAGGCAACCAAGCGATTAGGATCAAACGCCTTATCGACAGTGTTCTTACCCCTGTTCTTACCGCTGTGCCCAAGCTAAGGGGCGTGGCGGCAAAAGAAAAG AAGAAGATGACCATCAAACTGATGAGAGACCCAAATGACCTCATcaagggcacaggtgtcaaagtAGAGAACAAAGATGATGATCCCAC CAACGACAAACCTGCCTCGGAGAAGTCAATCAAGATGAAATCGGTCATAAAAATTCTGCAGTCAAAACCTGCTGGCTCTGGATCTGGTGGCAAGGACTCCGACAGCAGCCAGCGGAGATACGGACGCAGGAGCCCCAGCCTAGACCAGTTTGGCCGGGTGAAGAAAAGGCGGAGCACGAGCAGGGAGCGCAAagagcggggtggtagatgcaagTACAGGCGCAGTCGCAGCAGGAGCCGGGGCAGGGAGATGAACAGGAGACGAAGCCACAGTCTGGAGAGAAAAGATTACAACCACAGGAGCGGCAGCAAAAAGAGGACTTCCTCAACAAGGAGCCGCAGCAAGGAGCGAGATGGAACCAGTCAGAGGAGTTCCAAGAATGGTTCAAGCTCAGTAAGTAGATCTCCAGATAGAATGAACAATGAGCTAGAAAGAAAGAAGAAGGAACTAGAGGAGCTCAATGAGTTGATATACCGCAAGAGAGCCATAGTTGCCATGGAGAAACATGGTGGAGTTCCCAATTTCTTCTCAGAAGTGAAGCCTATGGAGAAGACCTGCTTTGACTACAATCATGGAATGGCAGAGCTTCCTACACAACCTAAACCACCCACTGACATCAAACCCAAGTCCATTCTGAAGAAACGATCAGACCATGTCGCAGGTCCACTTTTCTCAATGCAG ACTGAACTCCCTAAAGCTCAACCTCTTGATCAAAGGCTTGTGGAACAATACGGTTATGACGTTGAGACGCCCTATAAACCACACTCTGCCCAACCACCCTACACCCAAACATCCAGTCAGAAGTCCTATTATGAACGTTCACTTGCTGGGCATCCTGTTCCTGACTTATCTGCCAAGTATGATCCATATGAGCAGACTTCTAGAGAGCACCCGTCGCAACCTTCTCCAGTTCGCCAAACACCTCTTGACCCTCATTCTTCAAATCAACCTCCCATTCGAGAGTCTCAGGAAAAGAACCCTAACCTGAACACCCAGCTCGCCCGTTTCCTCAACACCCTCAACAAAGGTGTGGATGCCGGTCTGCTGTCAGCTATGGTCAAGGAGTCTCAAGAGGAGATTGCTGGTATTCAGGAAGATAGTTACATACTTCAAAAGCCTTATTGCGAGTTGCTTGACCGTAGGGATGAAGATCAGTACAGAGATGAGCCCTGTACAGAGGAAGAGCCAGAGTGCCCACGCAGGGGCTTCATCAGGGAGCGAGTGAAGAACTCCGACGACTATGATAACTCCAGGAACGAAGACTGGCTGCTGCCTCACGAGAGAGCAATCCAGGAAGGTGGTGGCTTTCCCGGAATTCTTGGAATGATGTCCCACAGGCAGCTATTGAGAGAACCTGAACGTGTGGAAGAAGAGGACTTCCTCTATGGGGGTAAAGCCCCTGCAGCGGCTGAGAAGGAGCACTGTGAGAAACCTGGGCGGTCAGACAGGTACAGGGATAACAAGAGGTCCTGCTCAGCCAGAGTCCCGGTGGAGGAGACCAGACAGCAGGAGAGTCAGGAAAAGACGCAGGACTTCGACAAGATCAAGAGCCTGCTCCAGGTCATCGGCTTGAATCTGGACACCTCAGAGGTCACCAAGCTTGCAGACAGGACCCAGGAGCGCCTCTACGGGACAAAGTCATCCAAACACTCATCCgaatcctcagagagagagacgaagcaCTCATCTAGGCGGGGAGATCGGCACCGCACCACCGACGACTCTGATTCCAAAAGCTTCCGGTCAGCCTCGCCATTCAGGTCTTCCCAGTGGGAGGTGTACCTCAGCCCCCAAGACACCTCGGAACATGGAGGGTTCCTTGACCCGGAAGAGGAGGCGGCCTTAGAGAGGGCCAGGCAGATGCAGAGCCTCACCAGGACTGTGAGTGTCttgccccccaccccctcctcacAGCCTGGCACCTCCTATTCCACCACACAGTGGAACTGTCCTGAGAAGACCCAGCCCATCGCGCCTAAGAGTTGGCCTAGCAAGGGTTGTAGTACCAACTTTCTCTCATCACTGCCACCCGGTTCCTCAGGTCCCCCCGAACAGATTTCCCCGGTTTCATCCATGACAAACACGCCTGATGTTCCAGCTGgtcaacaagcagccagggtgtGTACTTTTACTTCACCTATGGGACAATCCCCTGACCTACTCACTGCCTTGCCCTCCTCCACTTATTATGGGCAGCCTAGTTCCCCCATGATACCGTTTACAAAGACTCAGTTCACACAACAATTGAATATATTGAATCAAGTGACTATATCAAATCCTACAAGGGATGTCTTGAGTCAAATTCTCCAAGTCACCAACCAGTCTAGATGCCTCAAGGTGATTGAAACAGTCAAAAGTGTGTCTGGTGCACAGCAGGATTCAGCAAGACAAAATATCACCATACCTCTCCAGATCAAAACACAAAGCCCTGATTCTGCAAGTGggcgtccctctcctccccctcaatCACCAGAGACTCGGGGTCCACCAGTGACAGAAGACGATATCAAGGCCAAACAGAAGAAAAGG CTGGAGCAGTTTAACCTGCGGATGAGACGGAAGAATCAGGAGAGGAAGAACGATACTCGTGACACTAGGATAAACACAACAG GAGTCTCTACTCTTTTCCTAGGATTACCACAGGACTAG
- the si:dkeyp-121d4.3 gene encoding uncharacterized protein si:dkeyp-121d4.3 isoform X2 has product MGRGGGRKRGKGNGPPPFDMGSRVPDPFDMGPGWCGPPGSFDPFHGGPGPHPNFMGDPMMHGPMPPDYHGYGTGYGPMGPGGPMDGYGPMGPGGPMDGCLDGPPMDGPGFGYGPGMSGPYDPMMCNGPGPMPPGILPPGIPPLDMPPMVPPLVDNPVFPLLWQSEANPYAVHPPLWPAPTTASPPTETTVVPDVMGLCWGSEVLQLDPPQTDEQKTKDSKKGKKAGQKKSYNDKPPPPGRFKGVISFIGPTYGFIERDDLNKYSFTFDAFLGVPKNMIPGVRVHFTAYKEKAGECATDVSVPPGGTEEIDSTIIEGFVCNVILEQQPGAKPKPGQIEANINGMSRALLYSEKDYTITLLQGDHVTFNLLTDIVTQKIRATNIRPQTPQTFKITGEKREVGVIKSVKGGSGTIMAANHNNLPFETTENMSLTEFTIMDEVDFTVVTIKNKEKAIRVRKLKECSVTLEETMEKIVEDPAGKDKWKPVAPVEEVLLQRTVVFEDISTVQHAGTVIKVSKKQQEQGLLEALVGGTQKQLLFGAADVLTEATMFDGDKVHFHISTNRETKEERAINVEILSETFEESTEQRRTGEVVQAGDLSGTIKCHHSHQLLFFHLSEVMEEKKLDISEKVKFSVISKKMTIKLMRDPNDLIKGTGVKVENKDDDPTNDKPASEKSIKMKSVIKILQSKPAGSGSGGKDSDSSQRRYGRRSPSLDQFGRVKKRRSTSRERKERGGRCKYRRSRSRSRGREMNRRRSHSLERKDYNHRSGSKKRTSSTRSRSKERDGTSQRSSKNGSSSVSRSPDRMNNELERKKKELEELNELIYRKRAIVAMEKHGGVPNFFSEVKPMEKTCFDYNHGMAELPTQPKPPTDIKPKSILKKRSDHVAGPLFSMQTELPKAQPLDQRLVEQYGYDVETPYKPHSAQPPYTQTSSQKSYYERSLAGHPVPDLSAKYDPYEQTSREHPSQPSPVRQTPLDPHSSNQPPIRESQEKNPNLNTQLARFLNTLNKGVDAGLLSAMVKESQEEIAGIQEDSYILQKPYCELLDRRDEDQYRDEPCTEEEPECPRRGFIRERVKNSDDYDNSRNEDWLLPHERAIQEGGGFPGILGMMSHRQLLREPERVEEEDFLYGGKAPAAAEKEHCEKPGRSDRYRDNKRSCSARVPVEETRQQESQEKTQDFDKIKSLLQVIGLNLDTSEVTKLADRTQERLYGTKSSKHSSESSERETKHSSRRGDRHRTTDDSDSKSFRSASPFRSSQWEVYLSPQDTSEHGGFLDPEEEAALERARQMQSLTRTVSVLPPTPSSQPGTSYSTTQWNCPEKTQPIAPKSWPSKGCSTNFLSSLPPGSSGPPEQISPVSSMTNTPDVPAGQQAARVCTFTSPMGQSPDLLTALPSSTYYGQPSSPMIPFTKTQFTQQLNILNQVTISNPTRDVLSQILQVTNQSRCLKVIETVKSVSGAQQDSARQNITIPLQIKTQSPDSASGRPSPPPQSPETRGPPVTEDDIKAKQKKRLEQFNLRMRRKNQERKNDTRDTRINTTGKVPKVTFANTEPKNVWICGHSLIYWAEMRAKSPEIGMQLGMDPSSVRVWWKGTQGMTWAQLLPQLDQLKIKWPKPDVVILHLGGNDLGTQSPEALMSSVKKDMTSMMSIFPQCRLVWSDILPRMSWRQTEDSEAVDNVRAAINRKAHAIIAELGGTALTHKNITCCSDAGLYRPDGVHLSGKGIDTFNLNLQDFLEKWETEANDVPEMT; this is encoded by the exons GAAGCGTGGAAAAGGCAATGGACCTCCTCCATTTGATATGGGCTCAAGGGTGCCTGATCCATTTGACATGGGTCCAGGTTGGTGTGGGCCACCTGGATCTTTTGATCCTTTTCACGGTGGCCCAGGTCCACATCCTAACTTTATGGGAGATCCAATGATGCACGGCCCCATGCCACCTGATTATCACGGATATGGGACAGGCTATGGACCAATGGGTCCAGGTGGCCCCATGGATGGATATGGACCAATGGGTCCAGGTGGCCCCATGGATGGATGTTTAGATGGGCCACCGATGGATGGACCAGGATTCGGGTATGGTCCAGGTATGTCCGGACCATATGATCCGATGATGTGCAATGGACCCGGACCAATGCCCCCGGGTATCCTGCCCCCTGGTATTCCTCCCCTAGATATGCCGCCCATGGTTCCCCCTCTGGTGGACAACCCTGTTTTTCCTTTACTCTGGCAAAGCGAG GCCAACCCTTATGCTGTTCATCCACCATTGTGG CCCGCCCCGACAACAGCCTCCCCTCCGACTGAGACGACTGTAGTTCCTGATGTGATGGGACTCTGCTGGGGCTCTGAGGTTCTTCAGCTTGATCCACCCCAGACTGATGAACAGAAGACCAAAGACTCAAAGAAGGGGAAAAAAGCAGGACAGAAAAAGAGCTACAATGACAA GCCTCCTCCACCTGGAAGATTCAAGGGGGTCATCTCATTCATAGGG CCAACTTATGGCTTCATCGAAAGAGACGATCTCAATAAATATTCCTTCACTTTTGATGCTTTTCTCGGAGTCCCCAAGAACATGATACCTGGGGTCAGGGTGCATTTTACAGCCTACAAGGAGAAG GCCGGGGAGTGTGCCACTGATGTGTCTGTACCTCCAGGGGGGACTGAGGAGATTGACTCCACCATTATTGAAGGTTTTGTCTGCAATGTTATCCTGGAGCAGCAG CCTGGTGCAAAGCCGAAACCTGGCCAAATTGAGGCCAACATCAACGGCATGTCAAGAGCACTGCTTTACTCGGAGAAGGACTACACCATCACTCTGTTGCAAGGGGACCATGTGACGTTCAACTTGTTGACCGACATAGTTACCCAAAAAATTAGAGCCACTAATATTCGGCCACAGACACCACAGACTTTTAAGATcactggagagaagagggaggtg GGTGTTATAAAGAGCGTAAAGGGTGGTTCTGGTACCATCATGGCAGCGAACCACAACAACCTGCCCTTTGAAACCACCGAGAACATGAGTCTAACTGAGTTCACCATTATGGATGAGGTGGACTTTACAGTTGTCACA ATCAAAAATAAGGAGAAGGCCATCAGAGTAAGGAAGCTGAAAGAGTGCTCAGTGACACTGGAAGAAACCATGGAGAAGATAGTTGAAGACCCTGCAGGAAAAGACAAG TGGAAGCCAGTGGCCCCAGTGGAGGAGGTGCTGCTCCAGAGGACTGTGGTGTTTGAGGACATTAGCACTGTGCAGCATGCAGGAACGGTCATTAAGGTCTCCAAAAAGCAGCAG GAGCAGGGCCTTTTGGAGGCATTGGTGGGTGGCACACAGAAGCAGCTATTGTTTGGAGCAGCTGACGTTCTGACTGAAGCCACCATGTTTGACGGAGACAAGGTTCACTTTCACATCTCCACCAACCGTGAGACTAAGGAGGAGCGTGCCATCAATGTGGAGATTCTCTCAGAGACGTTTGAGGAGTCAACAGAGCAACGCAGAACC GGTGAGGTGGTGCAAGCTGGGGATCTGTCTGGGACCATTAAGTGCCATCACAGCCACCAGCTGCTGTTCTTCCATCTGTCCGAGGTCATGGAGGAGAAGAAATTGGACATCTCGGAGAAGGTGAAGTTCAGTGTCATTTCG AAGAAGATGACCATCAAACTGATGAGAGACCCAAATGACCTCATcaagggcacaggtgtcaaagtAGAGAACAAAGATGATGATCCCAC CAACGACAAACCTGCCTCGGAGAAGTCAATCAAGATGAAATCGGTCATAAAAATTCTGCAGTCAAAACCTGCTGGCTCTGGATCTGGTGGCAAGGACTCCGACAGCAGCCAGCGGAGATACGGACGCAGGAGCCCCAGCCTAGACCAGTTTGGCCGGGTGAAGAAAAGGCGGAGCACGAGCAGGGAGCGCAAagagcggggtggtagatgcaagTACAGGCGCAGTCGCAGCAGGAGCCGGGGCAGGGAGATGAACAGGAGACGAAGCCACAGTCTGGAGAGAAAAGATTACAACCACAGGAGCGGCAGCAAAAAGAGGACTTCCTCAACAAGGAGCCGCAGCAAGGAGCGAGATGGAACCAGTCAGAGGAGTTCCAAGAATGGTTCAAGCTCAGTAAGTAGATCTCCAGATAGAATGAACAATGAGCTAGAAAGAAAGAAGAAGGAACTAGAGGAGCTCAATGAGTTGATATACCGCAAGAGAGCCATAGTTGCCATGGAGAAACATGGTGGAGTTCCCAATTTCTTCTCAGAAGTGAAGCCTATGGAGAAGACCTGCTTTGACTACAATCATGGAATGGCAGAGCTTCCTACACAACCTAAACCACCCACTGACATCAAACCCAAGTCCATTCTGAAGAAACGATCAGACCATGTCGCAGGTCCACTTTTCTCAATGCAG ACTGAACTCCCTAAAGCTCAACCTCTTGATCAAAGGCTTGTGGAACAATACGGTTATGACGTTGAGACGCCCTATAAACCACACTCTGCCCAACCACCCTACACCCAAACATCCAGTCAGAAGTCCTATTATGAACGTTCACTTGCTGGGCATCCTGTTCCTGACTTATCTGCCAAGTATGATCCATATGAGCAGACTTCTAGAGAGCACCCGTCGCAACCTTCTCCAGTTCGCCAAACACCTCTTGACCCTCATTCTTCAAATCAACCTCCCATTCGAGAGTCTCAGGAAAAGAACCCTAACCTGAACACCCAGCTCGCCCGTTTCCTCAACACCCTCAACAAAGGTGTGGATGCCGGTCTGCTGTCAGCTATGGTCAAGGAGTCTCAAGAGGAGATTGCTGGTATTCAGGAAGATAGTTACATACTTCAAAAGCCTTATTGCGAGTTGCTTGACCGTAGGGATGAAGATCAGTACAGAGATGAGCCCTGTACAGAGGAAGAGCCAGAGTGCCCACGCAGGGGCTTCATCAGGGAGCGAGTGAAGAACTCCGACGACTATGATAACTCCAGGAACGAAGACTGGCTGCTGCCTCACGAGAGAGCAATCCAGGAAGGTGGTGGCTTTCCCGGAATTCTTGGAATGATGTCCCACAGGCAGCTATTGAGAGAACCTGAACGTGTGGAAGAAGAGGACTTCCTCTATGGGGGTAAAGCCCCTGCAGCGGCTGAGAAGGAGCACTGTGAGAAACCTGGGCGGTCAGACAGGTACAGGGATAACAAGAGGTCCTGCTCAGCCAGAGTCCCGGTGGAGGAGACCAGACAGCAGGAGAGTCAGGAAAAGACGCAGGACTTCGACAAGATCAAGAGCCTGCTCCAGGTCATCGGCTTGAATCTGGACACCTCAGAGGTCACCAAGCTTGCAGACAGGACCCAGGAGCGCCTCTACGGGACAAAGTCATCCAAACACTCATCCgaatcctcagagagagagacgaagcaCTCATCTAGGCGGGGAGATCGGCACCGCACCACCGACGACTCTGATTCCAAAAGCTTCCGGTCAGCCTCGCCATTCAGGTCTTCCCAGTGGGAGGTGTACCTCAGCCCCCAAGACACCTCGGAACATGGAGGGTTCCTTGACCCGGAAGAGGAGGCGGCCTTAGAGAGGGCCAGGCAGATGCAGAGCCTCACCAGGACTGTGAGTGTCttgccccccaccccctcctcacAGCCTGGCACCTCCTATTCCACCACACAGTGGAACTGTCCTGAGAAGACCCAGCCCATCGCGCCTAAGAGTTGGCCTAGCAAGGGTTGTAGTACCAACTTTCTCTCATCACTGCCACCCGGTTCCTCAGGTCCCCCCGAACAGATTTCCCCGGTTTCATCCATGACAAACACGCCTGATGTTCCAGCTGgtcaacaagcagccagggtgtGTACTTTTACTTCACCTATGGGACAATCCCCTGACCTACTCACTGCCTTGCCCTCCTCCACTTATTATGGGCAGCCTAGTTCCCCCATGATACCGTTTACAAAGACTCAGTTCACACAACAATTGAATATATTGAATCAAGTGACTATATCAAATCCTACAAGGGATGTCTTGAGTCAAATTCTCCAAGTCACCAACCAGTCTAGATGCCTCAAGGTGATTGAAACAGTCAAAAGTGTGTCTGGTGCACAGCAGGATTCAGCAAGACAAAATATCACCATACCTCTCCAGATCAAAACACAAAGCCCTGATTCTGCAAGTGggcgtccctctcctccccctcaatCACCAGAGACTCGGGGTCCACCAGTGACAGAAGACGATATCAAGGCCAAACAGAAGAAAAGG CTGGAGCAGTTTAACCTGCGGATGAGACGGAAGAATCAGGAGAGGAAGAACGATACTCGTGACACTAGGATAAACACAACAG GAAAAGTTCCCAAAGTTACCTTTGCCAACACTGAGCCTAAGAATGTGTGGATCTGTGGACACTCGCTTATATATTGGGCAGAGATGAGGGCCAAGTCGCCTGAGATTGGCATGCAGTTGGGCATGGACCCCAGCAGTGTGCGGGTGTGGTGGAAGGGCACACAGGGCATGACGTGGGCCCAGCTGCTGCCCCAGTTAGACCAGCTGAAGATCAAGTGGCCCAAACCGGACGTGGTCATCCTGCACCTGGGTGGGAACGATCTGGGTACCCAAAGCCCTGAAGCCCTTATGTCGTCTGTGAAGAAGGACATGACCTCCATGATGAGCATTTTCCCACAATGCCGGTTGGTCTGGTCCGACATCTTGCCCCGGATGTCCTGGAGGCAAACGGAGGACAGCGAAGCAGTGGACAATGTTAGAGCCGCCATCAACAGAAAAGCTCACGCCATCATCGCTGAGCTAGGAGGCACCGCTCTGACCCATAAAAACATCACGTGTTGCTCAGACGCAGGCCTGTACAGGCCAGACGGGGTTCATCTGTCTGGTAAAGGTATTGATACTTTCAACTTGAACCTGCAGGACTTTTTGGAGAAGTGGGAGACCGAGGCAAACGATGTTCCTGAGATGACTTAA